A single window of Pseudoduganella plicata DNA harbors:
- a CDS encoding indolepyruvate ferredoxin oxidoreductase family protein: MPDTPAMGAAASLRDAAPAQPVVLNDVSLDDKYTATSGKIFLSGIQALVRLPMMQKKRDEQAGLNTAGFISGYRGSPLGGLDETLWKTKTYLEANHIQFVPGVNEDLAATAVWGSQQVDLIGPSKYDGVFAMWYGKGPGVDRCGDVFKHMNHAGTSKHGGILLVAGDDHGAYSSTLPHQSDHIFSACMIPVLYPCNVQEYLDLGVHGWAMSRFSGCAVAFKALADTVESSASVDADPLRVQVRLPQDFTMPEGGLNARLSSIPLGQQARNQEALMQDYKIYAALAYARENKLNHTTIDNPNAKLGIIASGKSYLDVLEALEELGIDEDMAAKVGLRLFKVSMPWPLEPDSVREFAQGLDEILVVEEKRQFVEYQLKEQLYNWRDDVRPRVIGKFDDKGEWVAPRGEWLLPPKADFSVSQVARVIASRVKRYIDDTHIQDQIKARLTFLDAKDAVLKKAISTPFRPAFYCSGCPHNTSTKVPDGSFALAGIGCHVMATSIYPEMNKLTTHMGGEGTPWIGQAAFSTVPHVFQNLGDGTYFHSGYLAIRAAVAAKVNITYKILYNDAVAMTGGQPVDGTVSVPMIAQQMAAEGVKRIALVTEDLSRYADRSTLPAFVTLHDRKEMDDVQRELRELPGCTVLIYDQTCAAEKRRRRKKNEFPDPNKRMVINEAVCEGCGDCGVQSNCVSILPKETEFGRKRTIDQSSCNKDYSCVKGFCPSFVTVEGGTLKKSKTGVSKAPDDWGVLPQPRLPDCEQPYNILINGIGGTGVITVGALMGMAAHLEGKGASVLDMTGMSQKNGSVTSHVKIATSPAHLRAQRIATGEADLILGCDMLTAGAADAVSKMRPGRTLAVVNLHEQPPGTFAQNADWQYPAEEVRALIVESVGGADAADFIDATKLATALMGDSIAANLFMLGYAWQRGRIPLSEAALLRAIEMNGVAVESNKKSFLWGRRAAVDVKKVELTATPTQAIVMQMPQSLDSVIRKRIEFLTGYQNAAYAAQYEQLVMQVRERETALGLPNRLSMAVAKSLFKLMAYKDEYEVARLYTDGRFVEQLKSQFEGDFSLKFNLAPPMFSKKDAKGHLVKAEYGSWMWKAFSVLAKLKGLRGGAFDVFGRTEERKMERALIGEYRQIVAELLAGLTASNYEQAVSIAALPEKIRGFGHVKEKAVATFHADKARLLAAFGGARQHAA; the protein is encoded by the coding sequence ATGCCCGATACCCCGGCAATGGGTGCCGCCGCGTCCCTGCGTGACGCCGCGCCCGCGCAGCCAGTCGTACTGAACGACGTCAGCCTCGACGACAAATACACCGCCACTTCCGGCAAGATCTTCCTCTCCGGCATCCAGGCCCTCGTGCGCCTGCCGATGATGCAGAAAAAGCGCGACGAACAGGCCGGCCTGAACACCGCCGGCTTCATTTCCGGCTACCGCGGTTCGCCGCTGGGCGGACTGGACGAAACGCTGTGGAAGACGAAAACGTACCTGGAAGCGAACCACATCCAGTTCGTGCCGGGCGTGAACGAGGATCTGGCCGCCACCGCCGTGTGGGGCTCGCAGCAGGTCGACCTGATCGGCCCGTCGAAATACGATGGCGTGTTCGCCATGTGGTACGGCAAGGGCCCCGGCGTGGACCGCTGTGGCGACGTTTTCAAACACATGAACCATGCCGGCACGTCGAAGCACGGCGGCATCCTGCTCGTCGCGGGCGACGATCATGGCGCCTATTCGTCGACGTTGCCGCACCAGTCCGACCATATCTTCTCGGCCTGCATGATCCCCGTGCTGTACCCCTGCAACGTGCAGGAATACCTGGACCTGGGCGTTCACGGCTGGGCCATGTCGCGCTTCTCCGGCTGCGCCGTCGCGTTCAAGGCGCTGGCCGATACGGTGGAATCGTCGGCCTCCGTCGATGCCGATCCGCTGCGCGTACAGGTCAGGCTGCCGCAGGATTTCACGATGCCCGAAGGCGGCCTGAATGCCCGCCTGTCGTCGATCCCGCTGGGCCAGCAGGCGCGCAATCAGGAAGCGCTGATGCAGGACTACAAGATCTACGCGGCCCTCGCCTATGCGCGGGAAAACAAGCTGAATCACACGACGATCGACAACCCGAACGCGAAGCTGGGCATCATCGCTTCCGGTAAATCGTACCTGGACGTGCTGGAAGCGCTGGAAGAACTGGGCATCGACGAGGACATGGCCGCCAAGGTCGGCCTGCGCCTGTTCAAGGTCTCGATGCCATGGCCGCTGGAGCCGGACTCGGTGCGCGAGTTCGCGCAGGGTCTCGACGAAATCCTCGTGGTGGAAGAGAAGCGCCAGTTCGTCGAATACCAGCTGAAGGAACAGCTGTACAACTGGCGCGACGACGTGCGTCCGCGCGTCATCGGCAAGTTCGACGACAAGGGCGAATGGGTCGCGCCGCGCGGCGAATGGCTGCTGCCGCCGAAGGCCGATTTCTCGGTCTCGCAAGTGGCCCGCGTGATCGCTTCGCGTGTCAAACGCTATATCGATGACACGCATATCCAGGACCAAATCAAGGCGCGCCTGACGTTCCTCGACGCGAAGGATGCGGTACTCAAGAAGGCCATCAGCACACCGTTCCGTCCCGCGTTTTACTGCTCCGGCTGCCCGCACAACACGTCGACGAAAGTCCCGGACGGCAGCTTCGCGCTGGCCGGCATCGGCTGCCACGTGATGGCGACGTCGATCTATCCGGAGATGAACAAGCTGACGACGCACATGGGCGGCGAAGGCACGCCGTGGATCGGCCAGGCTGCGTTTTCCACCGTCCCGCACGTGTTCCAGAACCTTGGGGACGGCACCTACTTCCACTCCGGCTATCTCGCCATCCGCGCCGCCGTGGCGGCGAAGGTGAACATCACCTACAAGATCCTGTACAACGACGCGGTGGCGATGACGGGCGGCCAGCCGGTGGACGGCACCGTCTCCGTGCCGATGATCGCGCAGCAGATGGCGGCCGAAGGCGTCAAACGCATTGCCCTCGTAACGGAAGACCTGTCGCGCTACGCGGACCGCTCGACCCTGCCCGCGTTCGTTACGCTGCACGACCGCAAGGAGATGGACGACGTGCAGCGCGAGCTGCGTGAACTGCCTGGCTGCACGGTGCTGATCTACGACCAGACCTGCGCTGCCGAAAAGCGCCGCCGTCGGAAAAAGAACGAATTCCCGGACCCGAACAAGCGCATGGTCATCAACGAAGCCGTCTGCGAAGGCTGCGGCGACTGCGGCGTGCAGTCGAACTGCGTGTCGATCCTGCCGAAAGAGACGGAGTTCGGCCGCAAGCGCACCATTGACCAGTCCAGCTGCAACAAGGATTATTCGTGCGTGAAAGGCTTCTGCCCCAGCTTCGTCACCGTCGAAGGCGGCACGCTGAAGAAATCGAAGACGGGTGTGAGTAAAGCGCCGGACGACTGGGGCGTGCTGCCGCAGCCACGCCTGCCGGACTGCGAACAGCCATACAACATCCTGATCAACGGCATCGGCGGCACGGGCGTCATCACCGTCGGCGCGCTGATGGGCATGGCCGCGCACCTGGAGGGCAAAGGCGCTTCGGTGCTGGACATGACGGGCATGTCGCAGAAGAACGGCTCCGTCACGTCGCACGTGAAGATTGCCACGTCGCCGGCGCACCTGCGGGCGCAGCGCATCGCCACCGGCGAAGCGGACCTGATCCTGGGCTGCGACATGCTGACCGCCGGCGCGGCCGATGCGGTCTCGAAAATGCGCCCCGGCCGCACGCTGGCCGTCGTCAACCTGCACGAGCAGCCGCCCGGCACGTTCGCGCAGAACGCGGACTGGCAGTATCCGGCCGAGGAAGTGCGCGCGCTGATCGTCGAATCCGTCGGCGGTGCCGATGCCGCCGACTTCATCGACGCGACCAAGCTGGCCACGGCGCTGATGGGCGACTCGATCGCCGCCAACCTGTTCATGCTGGGCTACGCCTGGCAGCGCGGGCGCATTCCGCTGTCGGAAGCGGCGCTGCTGCGCGCCATCGAGATGAACGGCGTGGCCGTCGAATCGAACAAGAAGAGCTTCCTGTGGGGCCGCCGTGCCGCCGTCGACGTGAAAAAGGTCGAGCTCACGGCCACGCCGACGCAGGCCATCGTCATGCAGATGCCGCAAAGCCTGGACAGCGTCATCAGAAAGCGCATCGAGTTCCTGACGGGCTACCAGAACGCGGCGTATGCGGCGCAGTATGAGCAGCTGGTAATGCAGGTGCGCGAGCGCGAGACGGCGCTGGGGTTGCCGAACCGGCTGTCGATGGCGGTCGCCAAGTCGTTGTTCAAGCTGATGGCGTACAAGGACGAATACGAAGTGGCGCGCCTGTACACGGATGGCCGCTTTGTCGAGCAGTTGAAGTCCCAGTTCGAGGGCGACTTCAGCCTGAAGTTCAACCTGGCGCCGCCGATGTTTTCGAAGAAGGACGCCAAGGGCCACCTCGTCAAGGCGGAATACGGCTCCTGGATGTGGAAGGCGTTCAGCGTGCTGGCAAAACTGAAAGGCCTGCGCGGCGGCGCGTTCGACGTGTTCGGCCGCACCGAAGAGCGCAAGATGGAACGCGCGCTGATCGGCGAATACCGCCAGATCGTGGCCGAACTGCTGGCCGGCCTGACCGCATCGAACTACGAGCAGGCCGTATCGATCGCGGCGCTGCCGGAGAAGATCCGCGGCTTCGGTCACGTCAAGGAAAAAGCCGTCGCCACGTTCCACGCCGACAAGGCGCGCCTGCTGGCAGCCTTTGGTGGCGCCCGCCAGCACGCCGCGTAG
- a CDS encoding LysR substrate-binding domain-containing protein, producing the protein MELRQLRYFVAIVDHGSLSRAAGVLHVAQPALTQQLRQLEADLGAQLLHRSAQGVHSTDAGKVFYEHAQAILKQVADARSAVTQSARPSGTVTLGLPHSISAALALPLLEAARAHYPDITLQLTEELTGNLAEQLKSGRVNLAVLFDDGQLTPFVTTPLAEESLCFICRTDARWFPQRAEVTLQEALAATLILPGLQHGVRPRIEAVAHGAGLAPQDVIEINSIAILKSALMADMGATILPVAPVLPEVQRGLMRALAIHSPAISRTVVLCASRTLPLTNAATAISRLAAEVAGQLCAGDAWPGATLL; encoded by the coding sequence ATGGAATTGCGTCAGCTCCGTTATTTTGTTGCAATCGTGGATCACGGCTCACTGTCGCGCGCTGCTGGCGTGTTGCACGTCGCTCAACCCGCATTGACGCAGCAGCTACGCCAGCTGGAGGCCGACCTGGGCGCGCAGCTGCTGCATCGGTCGGCGCAGGGCGTGCACAGCACGGACGCGGGCAAGGTGTTTTACGAGCACGCCCAGGCAATCCTGAAGCAGGTGGCGGATGCGCGTTCGGCCGTGACGCAGTCGGCGCGACCATCCGGCACCGTCACCCTAGGCCTGCCGCACAGCATCTCGGCCGCGCTCGCGCTGCCACTGCTGGAGGCGGCGCGCGCGCACTACCCGGACATCACGCTGCAACTGACGGAAGAGCTGACGGGTAATCTGGCCGAACAGCTCAAATCGGGCCGCGTCAATCTGGCCGTGCTGTTCGACGACGGCCAGCTGACACCGTTCGTGACGACGCCGCTGGCGGAGGAATCGCTGTGCTTCATCTGCCGCACGGACGCGCGCTGGTTCCCGCAGCGCGCGGAGGTCACGCTGCAGGAGGCGCTGGCGGCAACGCTGATCCTGCCCGGCCTGCAGCACGGCGTACGGCCCCGCATCGAGGCGGTGGCGCACGGCGCCGGCCTGGCGCCGCAAGATGTTATCGAAATCAATTCCATCGCCATCCTCAAGTCCGCCCTGATGGCCGATATGGGGGCGACTATTTTGCCGGTGGCGCCAGTGCTGCCGGAAGTGCAGCGCGGCCTGATGCGAGCCTTGGCGATCCACAGTCCCGCGATTTCCCGCACCGTCGTGCTGTGCGCTTCCCGGACGCTGCCGCTGACCAATGCTGCCACGGCCATCAGCCGGCTGGCGGCGGAGGTGGCGGGCCAGCTGTGTGCGGGCGACGCCTGGCCTGGTGCAACGTTGCTCTAG
- a CDS encoding HD-GYP domain-containing protein — protein MLKKVDASVLKVGMFIHDLSCDWMDHPFVRSRFAITTEAEIRKILGAGIRQVVIDSSRGLDVRDAPTLRETQDAIEQEVVEIASAPARPIRVSLAEELQRAARIRHQAAGLVRNVMADARLGKAIEIDSVQPVVQNITESILRNPGALVGLLRIKSKDDYTFLHSVSVCALLVAFCHSRDMEDDLIREAGLGGLLHDTGKALVPDEILNKPGRLTDAEFDIIRKHPEDGYRILLQSPEVGPIPLDITRHHHERRDGSGYPDKLAGDDISELAQMASIVDVYDAITADRCYHKGIPAAAALRKIYEWSKFHFNPQLVQQFMRCVGIYPVGTLVRLESGRLGVVVEPHETNLLSPKVNVFFNTKTNVYIKPEMVDLARGLGFGGAEKIVGHEDPAQWKVDPMRFLVV, from the coding sequence ATGTTGAAGAAAGTCGACGCCTCCGTGTTAAAGGTGGGCATGTTTATTCATGATCTCAGTTGCGACTGGATGGACCATCCTTTCGTGCGCAGCCGCTTCGCCATCACGACCGAAGCCGAGATCCGCAAGATCCTGGGCGCGGGCATTCGCCAGGTGGTGATCGACTCGTCGCGCGGTCTGGATGTGCGCGACGCTCCGACGCTGCGCGAGACGCAGGACGCCATCGAACAGGAGGTCGTCGAGATCGCCAGCGCACCGGCACGCCCGATCCGCGTGTCGCTGGCCGAGGAGCTGCAGCGCGCTGCGCGCATCCGGCATCAGGCGGCGGGACTGGTGCGCAACGTGATGGCCGATGCGCGGCTCGGCAAGGCCATCGAAATCGACTCGGTCCAGCCGGTCGTGCAGAACATCACCGAATCGATCCTGCGCAATCCCGGCGCGCTGGTGGGCCTTCTGCGCATCAAGAGCAAGGACGACTACACATTCCTGCATTCCGTCAGCGTGTGCGCCCTGCTGGTGGCGTTCTGCCATTCGCGCGACATGGAAGACGATCTCATCCGCGAAGCGGGCCTCGGCGGCTTGCTGCACGACACGGGCAAGGCGCTGGTGCCGGACGAGATCCTGAACAAGCCGGGCCGCCTGACGGACGCCGAATTCGACATCATCCGCAAGCACCCCGAAGACGGCTACCGGATCCTGCTGCAGTCGCCCGAGGTGGGGCCGATCCCGCTCGACATCACGCGTCATCACCACGAGCGCCGCGACGGCAGCGGCTACCCCGACAAGCTGGCCGGAGACGACATTTCCGAGCTGGCGCAGATGGCGTCGATCGTCGACGTGTATGACGCCATCACGGCCGACCGCTGCTATCACAAGGGCATCCCGGCTGCGGCGGCGCTGCGCAAGATCTATGAATGGAGCAAGTTTCATTTCAATCCGCAGCTGGTGCAGCAGTTCATGCGCTGCGTGGGCATCTATCCCGTCGGCACGCTGGTGCGGCTGGAATCGGGCCGGCTTGGCGTGGTCGTGGAACCGCACGAGACGAACCTGCTGTCGCCCAAGGTCAACGTGTTCTTCAACACGAAGACGAACGTCTATATCAAGCCGGAGATGGTCGACCTGGCGCGCGGCCTGGGATTTGGCGGTGCCGAGAAGATCGTTGGACACGAAGATCCTGCGCAATGGAAAGTCGATCCTATGCGCTTTCTCGTCGTGTAA